The sequence below is a genomic window from Acidilobus saccharovorans 345-15.
ACCAGGAGCTCAGCTATGCCTATCACTGCGACGCCGTCCACCGCTGGGGAGAGTGTCAGCAGCTCCGCCTCGAGCTCCCCGAGCTCCAGGTTAACGCTCCCGGAGCCGCCGATGACCCCAGCCTCGCCGCTGACGGACTTGTAGTAGGCCAGCCTCTCGGCGGTCGGCGGCCTCGGCAGGTAAGACGGCCTGAGGGCCTCCCTGACCCTTGAGCCCCTCCTGGTCACGTTGATGGCCCCGACCACGGGGACCCCCGAGGCGGCGGAGGCCACCTTCAGCAGGACGTCCTCGTTGTATGGGTCCCTGAGCAGCACGTCCCTGGTCACGAGGCCCGGCTCGTCAGCTACAGCCAAGGTGCCGTCGGGCAGCGTCAGCCTCCTCAGCAGGTCCACGTTAGTCCTGTCCGGGAACCTGTCTGTTATGTACACCGGCCCGCCGCTCACCGCAGCGGCCACGGCGTAGGCCAGGGCGCCCTGGTCGTAGGACATGAACATGTCGTAGTCAGGGTAAAGTATGGGCGACAGGAAGGTGCCGGCGTAGGCGCTGAACATTATGTGCAGCTTGGCCCCGGCCCTCCAGAAAGGTATGTAGTCCACCGAGGCCCTGGCGGTCGCCGCCGCTGAGAAGTTAGAGTAGGCCTCAGGCACCAGGGCCATGCACATCAGCAGCTCGAGCCCCTTCCTTGAAGCCACGGACTGAAGGGCCTCCTCGACGCCCCCAGCAGCCTCGGCTGAGGGGACGTCGACGTAGCCGTCGTGGAGCCAGACCTGGTTGTCAACCTTGACGAAGCTGACCCCCTGCGAGGCCATCCAGCCCAGGTAGTCCTCGTAGAACCTGTCGGCCGAGTCGGGCCTCACGAAGTGGCCGTCCCTGACCTTTGCCTTGGGGTAGCGGCCCGCCAGGCCCTCGGACAGGCTCCCCCAGTAGCCGTTTATCGTCGTCCACAGGCCCATCCTGAGCCCCATGGACCTGAGCTCCTCGGACAGGCCCCTCAGCCCTCCGGGGAACTTTGAGCCGTCGGCTGAGAACTCCCTCAGCGACTTCCCCTCAAGGGACTCCCAGCCGTCGTCAACCAGAGCCCACCCGAGCCTCACGCCCCTGGCTATCAGGGAGCTGACGGTGGCCTTCACGTCAGCCTCGGTAACGTTGCCGAGGAACGCGTTCCATGAGCACCAGCCGAGCCTCCTTGAGAACGATGGCCTGGGCTTCTGGGACCTCAGCCTGACCTTGGCGCGCCCCGAGGCCCTGGCCCACGCCTGGGC
It includes:
- a CDS encoding Sip1-related alpha-galactosidase — encoded protein: MTLELRGLAVRGPSGEEACEGAGNRFRCPSAEVEVTDDGGSLFVSFTSLGQVDRSWPLSLSLSLRVSGGLALTNDPAPDSAYAVGFRYYNLLGTGATPSVERPPDDVEYPPREFRGGRPTSWLYPIWLRDEGSIPPLTAGLIAFTGDEWLAAVAISSGRLTGYLGPGPRLSVYLGSPAASASGHVLAYALSGDPYDAIAQAWARASGRAKVRLRSQKPRPSFSRRLGWCSWNAFLGNVTEADVKATVSSLIARGVRLGWALVDDGWESLEGKSLREFSADGSKFPGGLRGLSEELRSMGLRMGLWTTINGYWGSLSEGLAGRYPKAKVRDGHFVRPDSADRFYEDYLGWMASQGVSFVKVDNQVWLHDGYVDVPSAEAAGGVEEALQSVASRKGLELLMCMALVPEAYSNFSAAATARASVDYIPFWRAGAKLHIMFSAYAGTFLSPILYPDYDMFMSYDQGALAYAVAAAVSGGPVYITDRFPDRTNVDLLRRLTLPDGTLAVADEPGLVTRDVLLRDPYNEDVLLKVASAASGVPVVGAINVTRRGSRVREALRPSYLPRPPTAERLAYYKSVSGEAGVIGGSGSVNLELGELEAELLTLSPAVDGVAVIGIAELLVPPAGVTVEGNRVRARAPGTLVYYDGALREVKVSEGDVVEV